Within the Oncorhynchus kisutch isolate 150728-3 linkage group LG13, Okis_V2, whole genome shotgun sequence genome, the region TTTGGCAACTTACCCAGTAAACGACCAGTATATCGGAGTTGCGCCTGCTGTCATAGAgctagatagaggactcatcgtGAGTAATTGACACCATTTTAATGTACTTAACTGGGTGGGCATTCCTATATGAGTTGGGAGCATTCAGCAAATGAACAACCATTTACAGACTATAATAGCACAGACACAAAGATGAATCTTCTATTTATCTCTATGGTCTGTTCACAcgtgtatctgccctctcattggctagaatggtcccacctgatctcacctctcgcctgccttccatctttgaggacaggCATTTCCATTGTTTGAGCTGTCACTCGAATATCAATATAATAGACAATCTTTGCGATAGCTCACATTTTTTTACTCAAGAGAACTGCCCTTTATCTTTCAGTGTACAGCAAAAATGTGTCTGACTGTACCATTAGAAATGTGTTCCTTGGTTTGCAATTGATTTGCTTTGTTGCACATGACTTTTGTACGCAATTATGTCCAAAGCGAAGTACATTTTCATATTAATATAAATTAAATTGACCGAGTTCCTCATTACATCTACCTCCATTTGTTTAGTAAATGCATCAACATTCCCTGGCAAGATCATGCGTTTAAATTCGTATATTGAACCAGTGTCTCTATTGGGCAGCGCTTTTGTGAAGTAAATGTGCATGTGATCAGGGCACAATCGCGCACATCTTTTACATACCTGTACTGTGCACCACCTGTCGCTCGCGCCACTGACGCAGCTGGTCATATTTGCCATTCCCTAGATTTGTTTTAGGTCAACGGCATAGTTAGAAGATATGGGAGTGAAAGCACAGAGTGTCACAAATGGACAAAGCAGAGCAGAAAGCCTTTCGTTTGACTTTACGTCTTGGTGGCGCCACGACATTATATCGACCTGTTTTTCAAACAGACAGAACGTTTGCATCTCGACCGGACTCGTCTGTTTGTCCGTGCTTCTTTTGATAATATCCTGTTTTATGTGAGTATGTGGGTAATTATGCATTTAAACCTGGAGTAAAGGCTACTTATTATAGTTGTTTTACTTCACTTTTGTCCGAAATGCTTGTTCAAGGCTGGTATGTCTGAGATGCAGAGACCGGGACAGGAATTCCGGCAAGGAGGCAGCCTGTGTCCTCTACTGTTTCTTTGGCAATTTGTGCAGCACCATCGGGGCATTTCTCTCCAATCAGTTGGCTCTTCAGGTGACAAAACGACATTCTATTTCCAGACCCTGTATGGGCCTATACTGTATAAGATCATCATTACCTGCTACGTCCATCTTCCATTGTGATTGTTTTAGGTCATAATGGGTGGTTTTATGGCAGCTGTAGAAGTTATTCATTTAATCTCCATCTTCCCGATATTTTTGCGTTGGAACACCAGAGCAGGTAAGCGAGAGGGTGGGGTCCCTTTTACACATGTATCACTTTTGCCATTTTTCCCCAGAGTTGCTCACAATAGCCCTTTTGGCACAGCTTGTGCTTTGTATCCTGTCCTACAAGCCCTTATCAACACACTACACTTGCACAATATGCATAGGCAAAACAGTAAAGAAATGTTTTATCTATAAAGCCGAGAGATGCCAAACAAATGAGGCTGAAGAGAGGGccttgtgaaatatattttttaaatgtttcaatgGGCAACATTCAGTCATCAGAGCTGCAATCCTTAACCTTCgcccccttttcccctcagagaAGAGGCTGAGGATGattaagaggaggaggaggcagaactTCATGGCTGTGTCTCTGCTGTTGGTGGTGGGTGGAGGGAGCTACCTAACCTCCAGGACCAGCCATGGGCTTGTAGACAGACCTCTCACTGGGAGAAGACTTCTTCTCACTGACCTCCTGCATGTAAGTGCAGATTCTCCTATGAATTCACTCTTCTATTACCTCTCATGAATTCCAGAGTGACCTTTTCAATGGCTCACTGACTATGCTTGTCTTCTTGGGCAGGACCATATGGAGGTCCTCGGTTACATTCTTGGTCTGCTCTCTTTTGTGATTGCCTGGACCTCTAAGTTCCCGGACCTCTCCAGAGCAGTAAGTGACACCCCGTCACAGTTCACGTCCATTCATGTCTGAGTTGCCCATACTTTGCTGTATTGTCACAACAGTCCCTCAAAGCCAACTGTTATGTGGTAAAACACGGCGTTATACATAACATAATACTCACCGCAAAACTGCATAATGCGCGTAGCACTTTAACCTCTACGTTGATCTTTTAGCACAGAGGGGAGAGTTCAAGTGCACACGTGTCCTCTGGGTTGCTGTGCTCTTTGGCCGGTGCCCTCTACACCTCGGCCATATTACTTTACGACACCCAGTATGAGTTTGTACTGAAGGCCATGCCATGGCTCCTGGCGTCAACGTGCTGTGCAGCCCTGGATCTTGCTGTATCCTTCTCAAGCTTATGAATATGTGAATAGAATATCGGGTCATCTCCCTGAATTGACAGAGTTCTAATTTAATTGAACCCCAACCTCCCCCTTTCAGTTTTGTCTTGACTTTGTGGTCAGATTGTGGTCCTGTCCTGGTGTAGGAAGGGTAACCCTGAGCAGCAGCCTGGAGGGGGTTCTCCAGATACAGAGAGTCTCCTGGGCGGCTCCTCTCCCCCCAGTCAGCACAACCCCAGTGggaagacaaaacaaaaacaccCAGTAAGCCCACAGTCCTGTCTTCATATGCCCGGGTTGGGGAGCTGGACTCTGAATGTCTGATTAAATACTTACTTGTATAGAAAGTATTGGAATGAAAGACAACTAAAGATCTTTAAGCTACAGAATGAAAGACAAAATGGCAGTTTGAGAACTATTTCATTCATATCCAGGCTTTGCTTCACACAGTATTTGATAATCCTCTTTTTAAATAAACACCACTCTTATTTCCTCATGTGAGTTGGACTTGGATGGAGCTCCTCCCCAGGTTCTCTCCAGTAAGAAGAATCTAAAGTTTGCTGACATGGGGCATTACATGGATGTCAACATTCAACCCGTGCGAAAGGTGAGGGTCAAGACTTCTTCAGAACGTCTGCCATGGgcaaagtattttttttatttttaaacttgACATACAACTCAGATTTGTACCTCCTTCGATGTATGATTTCAGGTGTGTCTAAAGGAGGTGACTCTCTCTAGGGAGGAGGGGGTTTCAGAGAGCCATCCCCTCAGGAGGACAGTGAGGGTAGTGAGAGTGGATGAACCCTGCACCTCCGAAACGTTCTCAGACTCCTCATCCCTCAACTCGGATCTGGAGGTCAGATGAAGACAAATCTTTATATCCTGTAAAATCATCTTCTACAGTGAGATATGGTCCAGGTCTTCTGAGTTAGTGAAGTGTAGTATGTGGTAGTCAAGAGATGTGAACTGTAAAACCACTTTCTGCCACAAGGTGGTGATGGTGTTCAACCATCCTCCACACACTAGTTGCTTGTGATTTATCTACACGTCAAGGAAGCCGATCATTTTCTGTCAGAACACATTGCAGGCCTATTACCAAGTAATGAAGGTAAAATCAAGACCTTTACCTGCAAGCTCCTCTGAAGTGCTTTGCTTGCCAACTTACTATTTATTTACTTCATTATGCTCAGGTCTTCCCATGTGAACTTGCTATTCTGGTGCAGTGACAGTCCACTCATGACCAACCTGTCATCCTCATAATTAGGAAAAGTTTAGAATGGTTAGGGTGAGCGTGCAACGTTTTTAATGCCTTGTGGGAAATTAAATTTCTAATGCCACCCTAACATCTTTCGAATAATGGTGCTCTCTGTGGTTTTGCAGAAAGCCAAGTCACAGAGGATGTCATTTAATCTGAAACAATTGCAAATGGTGTGAGGGAAAACAATTGGAACTTTATACTATTCACCAAACAGGAAAAAGCAAATGATGTGAACCTCCCCTGGCAAAGTGCATTAAAGAGCAGTAGGGCCCAACAAGGGTTCAGAACATTCTGTAGTT harbors:
- the tmem44 gene encoding transmembrane protein 44 isoform X1; the encoded protein is MGVKAQSVTNGQSRAESLSFDFTSWWRHDIISTCFSNRQNVCISTGLVCLSVLLLIISCFMLVCLRCRDRDRNSGKEAACVLYCFFGNLCSTIGAFLSNQLALQVIMGGFMAAVEVIHLISIFPIFLRWNTRAEKRLRMIKRRRRQNFMAVSLLLVVGGGSYLTSRTSHGLVDRPLTGRRLLLTDLLHDHMEVLGYILGLLSFVIAWTSKFPDLSRAHRGESSSAHVSSGLLCSLAGALYTSAILLYDTQYEFVLKAMPWLLASTCCAALDLAIVVLSWCRKGNPEQQPGGGSPDTESLLGGSSPPSQHNPSGKTKQKHPLDLDGAPPQVLSSKKNLKFADMGHYMDVNIQPVRKVCLKEVTLSREEGVSESHPLRRTVRVVRVDEPCTSETFSDSSSLNSDLEWDFEDANAQWNKLLKENVDGFPLQEWPTNPSPKPTCSCGGII
- the tmem44 gene encoding transmembrane protein 44 isoform X2, which translates into the protein MGVKAQSVTNGQSRAESLSFDFTSWWRHDIISTCFSNRQNVCISTGLVCLSVLLLIISCFMLVCLRCRDRDRNSGKEAACVLYCFFGNLCSTIGAFLSNQLALQVIMGGFMAAVEVIHLISIFPIFLRWNTRAEKRLRMIKRRRRQNFMAVSLLLVVGGGSYLTSRTSHGLVDRPLTGRRLLLTDLLHDHMEVLGYILGLLSFVIAWTSKFPDLSRAHRGESSSAHVSSGLLCSLAGALYTSAILLYDTQYEFVLKAMPWLLASTCCAALDLAIVVLSWCRKGNPEQQPGGGSPDTESLLGGSSPPSQHNPSGKTKQKHPDLDGAPPQVLSSKKNLKFADMGHYMDVNIQPVRKVCLKEVTLSREEGVSESHPLRRTVRVVRVDEPCTSETFSDSSSLNSDLEWDFEDANAQWNKLLKENVDGFPLQEWPTNPSPKPTCSCGGII